A stretch of DNA from Planococcus antarcticus DSM 14505:
GATTCAATGGGTACAGCAGCAGACGAGCCTGGAGCTACTGAAATGACCAATTTCATGGGCAGTGTCTATGAAATCATTCCAGGGTTCTTCCTGTGTCTCCTTGTTACGTGGCTTATCAGTCTTGCGACATACAAACCAGATGCACAGATTGACAAAGAATTTGATGAAACAGTTCGATTGATCAACGAAGACAAATAAAGTTTCGATCCAAAAAGGTGTACAACTCCTTCCACTTGGAAGAGTTGTACACCTTTTTTCTAAGTAACCAGTTATTTGTTGCGCTGCTTTCGAGCTTCCTGTTCCATGCGCTTGAATCGTTGCAATTCAGATTTTCGAATTGGCGGTGATTCTGTACGAATGATTTTAGTGAAGGACCATAGCATTAATATGAGCAATACAGTGAACGGCAAAGCCGATATCAGTGAAGCCGTTTGAAGAGCTTCCAGTCCGCCTGCATAAAGCAGAACGGCAGCAATCGCAGACATCAATATGCCCCAGACAATCTTGAAGACTGTTGGCGGATTTAGGCTTCCGTAACTGGTCATGGAAGCTAGAATATAAGTGGCTGAGTCAGCCGAAGTCACTAGGAACGTGAAGATCAGCAGAATTGCAAGAATCGACATGATAGTTGTCAACGGAAGAACTCCGAAAGTCTGGAAAAGAGCCGATGTTAGGTCGTTATTGACCGCTTCGGCGATTCCAGTACCTTGATTCAAGTCATACCAAAGCGCTGTACCTCCAAAGACTGCAATCCACAGGCAAGCGATAGCCGGTGGAATGACAAGTACACCCATTACGAATTCGCGTATAGTCCGTCCTCTGGAGACACGCGCTACGAATGCGCCGACAAATGGGGACCAAGCAATCGCCCAAGCCCAATAGAAAATCGTCCATCCCTCTACCCATTCGCCATCTGCATAAGGCTCGAGGCGTAGGCTGTAAGAGACGAAGTTGGTGATATAATCGCCCATTGCCAATGTGAAGGTCTCCATGATGAAGACGGTTGGCCCGGCAATAAAGACAAATACCATTAGAACCAGTGCCAATCCAAGATTCAAGTTGCTCAAGTAGGCAATCCCTTTTTTCAGGCCGGTAGAAGAAGATAGGGTGTAGGCTGCAAACATAACAGCGATAATGCCCAGTTGAATTGGAAAGGCATTGTCGATTCCGAATACGGCATTCAATCCGCCGTTCATTTGAAGGACACCTAATCCGAGGGATGTAGCAATTCCCATTACTGTAGCAATAACTGCAAGAGAATCGATAGAATGTTTGATCAAGGGCTTGCTGCCAAGCACCGGCTCAAGAGCTGTAGAGACCAAGCCCGGTTTCTTTTTACGGAATTGAAGAAATCCGATGACCAGTCCGACAATGGCAAATACCGACCATTGGCTGACGCCCCAATGGAAAAATGAATAGCCCATGGCGATTCTTGCCGCTTCCGGTGTTTGTGCTTCATTGCCGAAAGGAGTGGTGAAAAAGTGGCTCATTGGTTCAGCTACTCCCCAAAATACGAGGCCTGCTCCAAAGCCGGCGGAAAACAGCATGCCGATCCAAGTAAAGAAGGGGAATTCCGGACGGTCGCTGTCGGCTCCAAGCCGAATACCGCCGTATCTGGACAATGCGATGATGATGAGGAAGAGGGTGATAACGAATACGGCTAGCAAGTAAAACCAGCCGAAGTTCAAGGTGGTGAAACTGAATAAGCTTCCTGCTACTTCCCCAAATTGTACCGGTGTGGCAGCACCTAAAATGACAAGCACCAGAATGACGGCGGTGGATACTATAAATACGGGGTTTTTCAATAATTTTTTATCCATCATGGCCTCCTATAGTTTTTTTCTATACCTTAGCCTATCGAACATAAACATGAAAAACCACCTGTTTTGGTAAAAAAACAAATTTACTGTTAAAATATCTTAGTTATTTACACAGAATTTTAGTTTCTACCTCTTAGAGGAGACAGGAGAAACAATGGCGAACGGTATAGTAGGGCAAAAAAAGTGAGGTGCTTTATGGAATTAGATCATATTGTTCATTTTGTAAGTAAAAATCCGCAGGAAACGACAGCTCGTTGGCAGGGACGAGGGTTTCATGCGGCTGTCGGGGGGCAGCATCTGAGCTGGGGGACACATAATGCACTATTGTATTTGAAGGATTGTTATATCGAATGGCTGTCAGTTGAGAA
This window harbors:
- a CDS encoding BCCT family transporter, translating into MDKKLLKNPVFIVSTAVILVLVILGAATPVQFGEVAGSLFSFTTLNFGWFYLLAVFVITLFLIIIALSRYGGIRLGADSDRPEFPFFTWIGMLFSAGFGAGLVFWGVAEPMSHFFTTPFGNEAQTPEAARIAMGYSFFHWGVSQWSVFAIVGLVIGFLQFRKKKPGLVSTALEPVLGSKPLIKHSIDSLAVIATVMGIATSLGLGVLQMNGGLNAVFGIDNAFPIQLGIIAVMFAAYTLSSSTGLKKGIAYLSNLNLGLALVLMVFVFIAGPTVFIMETFTLAMGDYITNFVSYSLRLEPYADGEWVEGWTIFYWAWAIAWSPFVGAFVARVSRGRTIREFVMGVLVIPPAIACLWIAVFGGTALWYDLNQGTGIAEAVNNDLTSALFQTFGVLPLTTIMSILAILLIFTFLVTSADSATYILASMTSYGSLNPPTVFKIVWGILMSAIAAVLLYAGGLEALQTASLISALPFTVLLILMLWSFTKIIRTESPPIRKSELQRFKRMEQEARKQRNK